The following DNA comes from Terriglobia bacterium.
GGCGAGCCTTCCCGCCGTCCGCAGGGATCATCCAGATATGGGAAGGAGTCGGCGCTGACGTCGCCAAAAAATCGATGTTCCCCACCTCAAACGCGTCGTTGTGGTTCTTGATGTCCTCTTTGTTCGCCGGCTCGTCCGGAGTCACGTAGGCAATCTCCTTCCCGTCCGGGCTCCAGGCAAACTGCTCCACACCCTCTGGCGCGTCAGTTATCTTGCGGGGTTCCCCGCCGTTCATTGGAAGGATAAGGATTTGTTCATGCGCCTCTTTTCCCGTTCCCACCGCGGCAACAAACGCCAGTCGATCACCGTCTGGCGACCAGCGGGGCGAGCCCAAACCTTTCCGATCAAAGGTCAGGACACGCTCAGACCCGGTCGCGATATCAACAAGCACCAGTTCACTGTCCTGCCGATCCTCTTTCCAGTTCACCCGCGAGACGAGGACGACAATCGATTTCCCATCAGGGGAGATCTGCGGATCGGATACCCCGACAAGTTTCTGTGCGTCGGCAAGTTCAATGTGCCTTGCGGCGAAAAGGGTTCTCTCGATAGGAATCAGAGCTAAAAGCAGCAGGAAGCCCGCCTGAAGCCATCGTCCTGCTGGAAGGACCCGGAAGGATAAATTCGCACCCGTTCCTGCGGCCCTTGGGGGAGGCTGGAGTGTTGTCATGGATGTCCTCGCTTGGTTCAAGATTTGATTTCAGAGGTCGAGCCGTCCTGCACCCGGCAGGACGTCTCCTGGAGCTTTTGATGGGGCACGCGAAGTATAACGATTCTGTGGCGAGCGGTAAAGCGGCTGGCTCCAAATGTCCAGGCTCCGGTCGTGGCCCTTGGCTTGCCGTTGACTTGTCGTTTCCTTACCAGATAGAATCCCTTCCACTCAGTTGACTTGAATTCATGCAATTCGCACTTTTATTCGGGAGGGCGGCAACAATGCGAAGCATTTGGGGTCCTGGTGTGCTGGCTATACTTTTGATTTCGGGGCAGGCGACAAAAGGTGTTGCGCAGACGCCGGAGCGAGATTCGAAGGCTGCAGGAGCCAAGGCTGCCAGCGAGGTTCCGCCCCCCAAAGAGGAATCCTCCGTAACCGAACACTCCCTTCGCATCGACGGGCAAGCAATCCCCTACAAGGCAACGGCGGGGACGATTTTGATCAAGGATACGCATGGCGAGCCGACCGCCGCCATCTTTTACATCGCCTACACGCGGGCCGACGTGAAGGATTTGAACCAGCGGCCCCTTGCATTTCTATACAACGGGGGACCGGGATCCTCCTCGGCCTGGTGTCACATGGGCGCCTTTGGTCCCCGCCGCGTGGTAACCGCGGATGCTCAGGCGACGCCGCCTGCCCCTTATAAGATCGAAGACAACACGAACTCCCCGCTCGACAAGGCGGATCTGGTGTTCATCGACCCCGTCGGCACCGGCTTCAGCCGGGCCGTCGGAAAAGCCAAAGATAAGGACTTCTGGGGAGTCGACGAGGATGTCGAGTCGCTGGCGCAGTTCATCCTCACTTACGTCAACCGCAACGACCGGTGGAACTCACCGAAATTCCTGATCGGCGAGAGCTACGGAACATTCCGTTCGGTCGCGCTGGCCAATTACCTGCAGTCCCGCGATGGGATGTATTTCAACGGAATCGACCTGATCTCAACGGTCCTCGACCTGGGCACTCTCTCGTTCCATCCGGGCGAGGACATGCCTTACGTTTTTTATCTTCCCAGTTACGCCGCCACGGCCTCCTACCATAAAATCCTGAAGAACCGGCCCGAAGATTTCAGCGCATTTTTGGAGCAAGCGCGCCATTTCGCGGCAACCGAGTACGCTGACGCCCTGATGAAAGGGGCAAAGCTCAGCGGGGCTGAAAAAGGCGCTGTAGCGAAGAAGCTCGCGGGCTATACCGGCCTCGGTGAAGATTACCTCTTGAAGGCCAATCTCCGGGTCACGCTGGGCCAATTCAGGGAAGAGTTGCAGCGCAGTGGCGGCCGCACCACCGGCCGCCTGGATGCACGGTTCTCAGGACCCATCGAAGATCTGCTCGCGGAAAACGCCACCTACGATCCTCAGAGTGCCGCCGTTTCGGGGGCATTTACAGCCGCCTTCAACTATTATGTCCGGGATGAATTAAAATTCGGCGGGGACAAGCACTATGTTCTCGGAAATCGCGACGCGGGACGGAACTGGAACTGGAAACGCGGCGAGGCCCGGGGAGGAGGTTTCCCCGGTTCTCCGAATGTCATGGGAGATCTGGTACAGGCCATGATAACCAATGCTCACCTCCAGATTCAGGTTGAAAACGGGCTATACGATCTGGCGACCCCCTTTTTCGCCACCGAGTACACTATGGATCACCTCGGCCTGCCTGAAATGCTCCAGGGCCATATCCGCATGGATTACTACGATGCGGGCCATATGATGTATTTGAATGAGGAGTCCCTCGCCAAACTCAAGAAGAACGTTGCTCGGTTCATTGAGGCTGCAACCAGGCCGTAAGGGGAACGAACCGGATGGATATCTGGGGCAGCGCGGAATGATCCCGCCATCCGAGCAAGAGAATCCAAATCCCAAATTTCAAACAAAACCCAAATTCCAGTAACACCTGATTAAAGTCCGGGCAAAACGCTCCCGTGGGCAGTTGTGTCCGAAGCTCATGCTGATCGCCATTCAATACTCGTCCCTTTCCAAGGCATCCCGAGAACAGAAGTTCCCGGAAGGATGAACTCAAGAATCCTCTCGATTTTAGCCTTCGCTCCACACATAATTCGACCCGAAGCAGCCTATCGCTGGACCGGAGTGTCCACTGCATTGATGATTTCCATGGAGGATCTTGTGAGATCACGCCTTCCCCTGATTTTGACCTTGCTTCTCTTGTTCTTGAATGACGTCACCTCGGGACAGCAGTCCTCGCCGTCACGTGCACGTCCGAAGATCGGCATCGCTCTGGAGGGTGGAGGAGCCAAGGGCCTGGCCCACATCGGTGTATTGGAATGGCTTGAGGAACACCGGATCCCTATCGACTACATCGCGGGGACCAGTATGGGAGGTCTGGTCGGGGGCCTCTATGCCACCGGCAAACGACCGGATGAGATTCGAGAACTAATCAAGGAAATCGACTGGGACAAGGTGTTGGCAGGGAGGACGCCCTACCTGGATCTCGACTTCCGTCGCAAGGAAGATCTCCGTGCCAATCCGAATGGGCTGATTGTGGGCCTGCGCCACGGCCCCCAACTGCCGAGCGGATTGAACTCCGGCCACGAGGTGTCCCTCATTTTGGAC
Coding sequences within:
- a CDS encoding peptidase S10, whose protein sequence is MRSIWGPGVLAILLISGQATKGVAQTPERDSKAAGAKAASEVPPPKEESSVTEHSLRIDGQAIPYKATAGTILIKDTHGEPTAAIFYIAYTRADVKDLNQRPLAFLYNGGPGSSSAWCHMGAFGPRRVVTADAQATPPAPYKIEDNTNSPLDKADLVFIDPVGTGFSRAVGKAKDKDFWGVDEDVESLAQFILTYVNRNDRWNSPKFLIGESYGTFRSVALANYLQSRDGMYFNGIDLISTVLDLGTLSFHPGEDMPYVFYLPSYAATASYHKILKNRPEDFSAFLEQARHFAATEYADALMKGAKLSGAEKGAVAKKLAGYTGLGEDYLLKANLRVTLGQFREELQRSGGRTTGRLDARFSGPIEDLLAENATYDPQSAAVSGAFTAAFNYYVRDELKFGGDKHYVLGNRDAGRNWNWKRGEARGGGFPGSPNVMGDLVQAMITNAHLQIQVENGLYDLATPFFATEYTMDHLGLPEMLQGHIRMDYYDAGHMMYLNEESLAKLKKNVARFIEAATRP